From Quercus robur chromosome 8, dhQueRobu3.1, whole genome shotgun sequence:
TATATATGCTATGCAAGATTAAAGGTCAGTATTAATTATTAGAGAGTCAGCGTATCTAAACTTTTAATAGACAGGaatcaaagaaagagaagaaggacAGTGGAGGGGTTGGGTGCTCACCTTTCATGAAATGGCATTCTGAATTCTAGTCCAAtcatgtaaaagaaaagaagtttgTATGTGTGAGGAGGGGACGTATTCACTGTCAACAAAAAGGTAAAAAGATTTGTGGGGTTTTGTGTCTTCGATTTAAACACCAGCATGgtgttcaaaagaaaatattctcAAGGTACAGGACAGGCCTGTTATGTGAAAACAAAACGAAGCACTTAAAAACGGAAAGCGACTATTTGGGTTGTCTCTTTTTTAGTCggtagggatttttttttttttttttttttttttcactttttaaatatttttgataatttgtctCTTTATTAGTTGCTGGTAGGGATGTTCATACACAACACTAGAGccaagaaaaaacaaatcctTGTATATCATGACCACTATCTTGAGTATTGACACTTGTCTACAAAGCAGGGAAAGTGAGAAAATATggaatgtatgtatgtatgtatatatatatacaccataaaaatagattatctgagaaagttcaaaaaaaaaaaaattaagtatataAATAATCATACGGACTAGtgtgagaaatttttttatataatgctgaatatccaaaaaaaaattatacagaCATGTTATGCTtaccaaacccacaaaaaacaaaatgcagaatattccaaaaaaaaaaaaaatctctataaCATATAATTTAGGGAATTTTTGTATTCTATTTCATCTTCATGTGCAATAGCCTctaattgtttgtttatttatttttaagaataacaACCTTTAATTTAAAGTGCCTTTGGATCACTTATAATTAGGGATGGAACCAGAATTTAAACCTAGGGAGGGCcaaggtataatttttttttcccccatgaAAATCTAAGctagcatatatttaatattaacaaaagAGAGCATAGAAAATTATCGTTTCATAATACCTTAAAACTACATCATCTAAAAAGATAGAACTTGATGTTCTTTAAATCACAAAATCAACTAGGATTTATTGTGCACTAAATTTTGAtcacaaaatcaatgaaaatctCCAAATGAATTAATTATGAGATTTGATCCTATTTGAATAATTATGTTGTTTTGATTACAATTCTAATAGGTTTTTGATTTGTAAGGACATGAGacttttttattaatgaataaaGACATGACACTTTATCTTATAAAAACCTAATGTTTCTAATGTTGCATTCCattatttgtttaatattttcagatatttcatcattttcatatctcataattttatttagtaaaaaattaaatagaatatttaggaaaaaaaaaaggataaaagaaaaggtatatAGTATTCATAAATTATACTAATGTAGCAGTTCATCGAAAAAACATATACTAATGCAATAATAAATGTGATCGGTTCTACTTCAacaaaaagcaaataaatatttaaattactattttgtgattgataacacatcagtttgtaacatttatttactaaaatttatagtattcatAGCGTCactttgtatatataaaaagacgaaacttaaatacaatttttacttAGATTATGTCTGTGGTTGTGATAAACCGGGAAGCCCATACCAATGTATATGTTGGGCCACGGGCCCAGCCCAAGGAAGAACTCTTCCTCGGACAGGCCAGGCTGAGGAGAAAGGGGACGGTTAGCCATCTGAAAGTGACACATCAGACCACTCCACGAAAGAGGataagtattaagaaagaaaaaggacaaaGAGAGGtatgaaaatatctaagagaaaactGCTACCAATACATTAAGTGTTCTGCAACTAACTGAACCCTACTTTccagcctttacaaccacttcCAACGACTTTGgggaagggctgatgggacaagtatcaacattataaatctaaatctacacgtggatGGTGGAGATGagaggaagatagtataaaatggaGGAGGGCACTAGTAACAAGGGGAGGACGGACAACATATGAAGAATCAACCTCCTTCTCGAACAAAATTCAAGGATGACTCTCCCTAGTAAACTGAtattatctttctctctttatcaCTTAGACATGTTGGTCGCTCGTTTGATTCGCTAAGGCCCGAGTTTCCAACacattctctacaaattaattgtattgggctcattgaaCCAAGACTCCATAAATTTTGGACTTGGATCCCAAATTATGACTCTACAATGTCCATTAagtgattctaaaaaaaaagattatgtcCATTAAGTTCCCtaatatcacaataataaataataataaacatattTCACTCACTCAGTTTAGTTGCTTAGCGCTAATTTATtaacacaaatatttaatttcacAAAGGCCGGAGGCCCCAAAAGCCCAAATAAATTAACACTACTTTATTAACACAACACTCAAAATTGGTTAACGCCACTACTATAGCAagtttatattttctattatcGTGCACTTTTGGTGCGGTGgtcattccacaagtataaatgcttgtgaaGTGTGAGGGGACAAGGGTCGAAGTTCAAAtctctaggagggagtttcacaaacatatacacttagattaggttagagtagaaattctatcttgtataaaaaaaattaaaataaaaaagtttatatttccttaaaattacaaaaaaaaaaaaaaatatatatatatatatatatatatagccacaCACGTTGCACCCCAACTCACTGAGATTAATTAATGGCCACACACATAATAATCACTTGTGTTGACACTTTGACTTGGTTTATGTTAGTCCACCACCAAgcacaaattattattattatttttttgggctaaaCACCAAGTACAAATTATtcacttgtatttttttttttttggttaaacgaCGCTTGGAAATTAACTAAAGAACAATAAGTCTATTACAACAAACAAGGCCAGCTTTATCACTAGCCAGCATTTTAGCCACCACATCCCGTGggttaaacaaaaaaagaaaatctgtTACATCAAGTTCAGCTCCCATCCTTGCTAGTCAGTCAACACTGCCATTTGCTTCCCTGAACACGTGCGCCACCGAGGAGTTAGATAAGGTCTGAATCAGGTGCCTACATTCAGTTAAGAGAGGTTCAAGCATTAGATTGACCACTAAAGGTCTTGAAACAAGCTGAACAATAAACTCAGCATCCATTTCAATACAAATGTTCTGAATCCCCATTTGCTTTGCCATGGTGAGCCCGTCCTTGAGTGCCCAAAGTTCTGCCACAGTGCTCAATGTGCTGCCAAGCTTCCTCGCAAAACCATTTATCCAGCCACCATTGCTACTTCTCAAAACACCACCTCCACCAACCTTGATCGAGTTCCTATGCATAGTCCCATATGTATTAAGCTTCACCCAACCCCTAGGAGGCTTGGTCCATTTCACTTGGACTTGCACTCTACTAGGCTTGTTGGGTTCATTAGGAACAATTGCATAGAACTCCCCTCCCTTTTTTAGACAAAGAGTACTCTCGCCCTCTTCCACTCTCCCAGTCTGAAATATTGTCTTGTTTCTATGCAGTCAAATTGTCCATATTGCTTGaggaaataatattttccatggTACACGGGGTCTCGGGTAAATGATGGAAGTCCCATAAAACTTCTCAAGCCACTCTTCcaagttcaatccaaaaaaatcCTAGTTATTCTCCTCAAATCCCAGGTCCTTCCACACAGCTTTAGCCACCCTATAGTTCCTAAGTGTATGAATGATGGATTCAGTCCCTTCATGGCATAACTCACACGTCGGGTCAAGATTTAACCCTCTTGAACCAAGAACTTCCTTAGTAGGCACGTTGCAATTAGTGCACAgccatataaaaaatttaattctagGGGATGTGTGCGCTTTCCACACCCATTGATGATGACTAGTGTCAAGGTTCAAAAGGTTAAATCCTTTAGCTATGAGATATGCTGATTTGAGGGAAAAGGAACCATCCTTAGAGAATGCCCAAGTAAGAATGTCTTCTTGGGAAGGATTTGCTACAATGGGGATGTCTTTAATCTCTTGTAAGATTCTGTCAGGGAGGTCAAATGAGATACACTCCATACTGGCAATCAAGCTCTTAGCCGAGAGATTGTCTTCCCTATCAGTTAAAGGACTTGCAATCTGTTGCATGAGTGGTCAGGAAAGAAGCCAGAAGTCAGCCCAAGCACTCACACTTTCTCCATTAGCAATAGACCATCTTAATCCTTTGTTAAAACTAACTCCTCCCTTCTTACATGCTTTCCAAATCCGAGATAGAGGTTGCTTTCTAGAGTTCCCCCTCAGGCAATACGGGGTGAGGTATTTGCAAGTGAGCATTTGAGCCCAAGGCATATCCGAACTAGAAGCAATCTGCCAACAAAGTTTCGCCAAAAGAGCTGAATTCCTTGCTTTCATTTCAAAGATCCTGAGACCTCCCAAATTGAGTGGGTTTGTGACCTTATTCCACCCAACAAGATGAATTTTCTTCTTATCCATAGTAGATCCCCAAAGAAAGTCCCTCACCAATTGATTCACCTCCTCACATACCTTGACAGGTAGTTTATGACATTGCATAATATACTCGGGTATGGAGGTCACCGTTACCTTGATGAGCTTAGCCTCCCCACCAGCGAAAGACATTTGGATTTCTAGCCATCCAATTTGGCTTGGACTCTTTCCACAACAAATTGAAATTCATTATGTCTCATTCCCTTGTGGATTATCGGGAatccaagatattttctgaGGTAGTGAGTTTCACAAATCCCAGTTAGGTTCACTATCTCCAATTTATCCTCTGTGGTGACATTAGgcaagaagaaaattttggatttctCCTTGCTGATTTTCAGACCTGAAAACTTGCAAAATTCATCTAAAACCTCAACTACAGCCCCAATATTTCTCTCGTCAGTTTTGGCAAACAAGAGCAGATcatcggtaaaaaaaaaaagggagaatcCAAAACCACTATGAGATGCCTTAATCTTCTTCTAACTCCCTTCCTTACACTTCAAATTAATTAAGGTACTCAAATACTCCATACAAAGAATGAATATATACGGTGAAATCGGATCCCCTTGCCTTAAACCATAGGATGGGCAAATTTCTCCAATCTAATCCCTATTAAAAAGTAACGTTGCCATGGTAGTAGAGATAAAACTTAGGATAAGTTCCACTGTATCTAAGTGGAATCCCAAACTCACAAGCATACTTCTCACAAAGCTCCATTCTAATCGGTCATAAGTCTTCTCAAGGTTGACTTTGATTATCATGAAtccttccttcccttttttctGCTCAATTGTGTAAACTAACTCTTGAGTGATGATGACATTGTCAGTGCCTCTTCTTCCTAAGACAAAGGCTGTTTGGGAAGGGGAAACCAGTGTAGGCATAAGGTGTTTTAGCTGATACACAAGGATCTTAGTcacaattttataaattgtatTACAAAGGCTGATTGGCCTAAAATGGCTTATGGTTTCCAGACCAAGTTGTTTTGGGATGAGGGCAACCAAGGTCCTATTAAGGTGTTCAGGGATTTTCTTTGTTCTAAAGatttttttgatttcaaatttcaCGGACTCTCCCACAATCAACCAAAACCTTTGGAAGAATCCGACATGAAGTCCATCCAGCCCCGGAGCTTTAAATGCTTTCATGGACTTTAAAGCAAATAGAATTTCTGCATCAGAAGGGGTTTCAGCCAAGTTACGAGCTTCCAACAGACAAATAGTTCCCCCCAACAAGGATTCAGTCTAGGGTTTTGTGGCACACTTCCTGGTCAATTTTGTACAACCTCTCGAACCCATTAATAAAGATATCTTTCACCCTCTCAATATCTTCTTCCCATTCACCATCTGCTTTCATTATTCGATTAATCCTATTATGGCTCCTACGGATGAGGGTGGATAGGTGGAAAAAGGTGGTGTTTCTCTCCCCTTGGATTAACCAATCAGTTCTCACTTTAATCCCCTATAGCTCTTCTTCCAAAGACATAATTTTTTCAAGCTCCTCAAAGAGCCAAGAATGCATGTTGATCAATCTCTGACTTGGGTTTTGAGCCAAAGCCTTCTCCACCCCTCCTAGTCTTGCCACAAGATTtcttttcttccaaaaaatgTTTCCAAACTTCTCTCTGTTCCAATTTCTAGCTTTAAGGGTAAAGGTAATGATAGCACTTCTGATGTTTTGTTGATTTCCCTCCCATGCATCTCGGAAAATAGGAGGGAAACTTGCATGGTTAAGCCAACTCGATTGGAACCAAAAAGGCCTTTCACCAATTCTAATAGGAGGGTTATCCAAGGCTAAGAGCAGAGGGCAATGATCTGAGTTAATACGTGCAAGGTGTTTGACAAAGGCCTCAGGGAAGCAAGACTTCCATTTCGGGTTCCCCTAGACCCTGTCCAATCTACCTTGAATTAAACCAGGGAGGTCTTCCTTATTGGTCCAAGTAAACTTAGGACCTATGAACCCCAAGTCAATTAAATTACAGAAATTCATACAACTTGTATATTCCTCAACCCCCCTTTTACAAACCCCATTACCTCTCATTTTTTCATCATCACAAACAACATCATTAAAGTCTCCCATGACTGCCCAAGGGAGGTTATGCCTTTCtgacaaaatttttaaattaccCCACAGTAAACACCTTTCTCTAAACCGTGGACTACCATAAATAGAACTTAAAAGCCAGGGTTGAGCGTGGTAACTAACTTGGACAATGGCATGAATTTCCTGCTCCATAGCCAACATAATGTCCATTGATACAAAATCTAATCGCCATAGGAGCCAAATCCTGCCAACATAGCCTATGGTCTCCGTGGAGTAAGCTCCATCAAAAGGCAGTCTTCTTATGATCTCATCAACCTTAGGACCATCAATTCTGGTCTCTGTAATCATGGTTAGTGCCACTCTACCAGGTCCATCACAGTCTTTCTGAATGTGGGCTTCATTGCCCCTCTACAATTCCAGATTAATATATTCATGATTGGATTGGGGGAAATGCGAGAATCAAAGCACGTGGGGAATGGCTCCTCCCTTATCTCCCTCAACTTCCATGCTTGCCTTAGCTCATTCCTCTCCCTGATTACACTTGGAAAAAGGTTCACGGCGTGCTTCAGAATCCCAAGTTGAGCTTGGTTGCTCAGAATATTTAGTGTACATGCAATGGTCAACATCGAGAATTGGAGGAGTTTGAGCATGGATAAGTTCCCCATTACCACCATCTCTATTGGCCGATCTAGGAGTATTTTCCTTTGTGCAATCACTAGTTCTAGACGAATCTTTTCCAAAGCACTCAGAGATCTTTCGCAGAGGAGCATCCAGGATC
This genomic window contains:
- the LOC126696350 gene encoding uncharacterized protein LOC126696350: MITETRIDGPKVDEIIRRLPFDGAYSTETIGYVGRIWLLWRLDFVSMDIMLAMEQEIHAIVQVSYHAQPWLLSSIYGSPRFRERCLLWGNLKILSERHNLPWAVMGDFNDVVCDDEKMRGPKFTWTNKEDLPGLIQALDNPPIRIGERPFWFQSSWLNHASFPPIFRDAWEGNQQNIRSAIITFTLKARNWNREKFGNIFWKKRNLVARLGGVEKALAQNPSQRLINMHSWLFEELEKIMSLEEEL